AGCGGGATCCCCTTGGTAAGCCAACGCATCATCGCTTGGAAGTTCGCCTTGACCCCAGGCCCATAGACCAGAGGTGGTCGGATAATAACAACTTCCATCTCCGTAGACTCAGCCAGCTCAAGCAGTGCGTCTTCGGCCTCCTTCTTTGAAATCCCATAGGGATCCGTAGGATCACATTGTTCATCCGCATTAAATGGTAAGCGGTTGTCGGTTGACTCCCCGTTAACCTTAATAGAACTAAGATAAATAAAACGTCTAGCACCGGATGAAGCCGCCTGCTGTGCCAGCTTGATAGTGCCTCCAACATTCACCCGACGGAATTCCTCCAGAGGGTTAGCGGAGGTCTCCTCCATTACATGGACGCGCGCAGCGGTGTGAATGACTGTATCTATATCGACAAGCGCCTGTGCCCAATCCGTATTGCTTGACAGGTCACCGATCTGAAAGCCACCCTCAACATCGCGGCGATACACCGGCAAAACCTGGTAACCGTCTTTGCGAAGCTGCGGCAAGAGTGCGGTTCCCACAAAGCCACTAGCGCCGGTTAGTAATATACGTCCTTTCAATGGGGGCCTATTTCTCAGCTGTAGAATTCACGTTAGTTTACACGGACCACTTTTTCGACACACCTTTATCTCGTCAACTACATAGTGAGCATGACAAACTATCCAAGCATCGCTGGCTATTAGAATTCTATTCAATACCACAAAGGCGTTCTTTGTCAGTAATAGCATTTTTAAGCCGAGCCCGGACATTCTTCAGGGCTCTCCCATGTGGAGCTTGAGTATCCGGCCTGCCCCAGCGGGCTTCCCAAGCCTCCCTGGCTTGTAAACAGGCTTTCGCTTGCTTGTACTTCCAATTCGCCTCCTCGCAAAGAGACAACCCTTTAGGTGACTGCCGATCGCAAATCTGGTGGTATTTTTTATGGGCTATCTTCTCCTGAAAGTTCTTGGCAGTAGCACCTTCAAAGTGGCGGATCGGTGGTGTTTGGATTTTTCTATCCGGGCGCACCTGCTTATCCATAGTACTTTCCAGATGGAGCATTCGAAAAAATGTAACTCCCAATAGCTCCTCATTAGCATATTGATCATCATTGGAGCTGGTTAATAGCCCTGGAGGATGGGGAGTTGCAAGAACAAGAAGTGGCACAGCCAGCATGAAAAGTAGCAACGTCAACAGCAACAAGAGTGGCCGCCCAGTCAAAATCTGTGTTGGCATTGAAGTCTGGAGCCTCCCTAAATAATCTACCTACGGCTGTGAATTCCGTACTGTGAAGGCCAAATGAACAACACACAGAAGTTTAGTGAACCACCTTATCACTCCCAAATAGCCTGAAGCTCAGGCACTAGCTATGAACTACTGTACCCAATAAGTCAACACAACAGGCAAAATAAAAATGCTCATAATAGTTGAGAGGAAAATAATACCGGATATCTTCGGGGTATCTTGGGGGCGATAAATAGATATCCAGAGGTAAGTACTAACAGCGCATGGCATCAGGGATTGCAGAATTAGCACCCCTCGCATAGCACCAGTAAAGTTAAACAAGTTTGTCAAAATAAGCGCGACGGCACCACCGAGAATTATATGCCCAATAGCAAAGACCAATCCAATCTTAGTATCACCCAGCTTAATTTGGGCCAAGCTATGTCCGAGGGTCAACAGCATTAGAGGAATTGCCATACCGCCCAAGATATTAAGAGAGGACATGACAGGCTTTGGTAAGCTAATATTGAAGATCAATGCGACTATAGAAAAAGCCACACTGTAAATGGCTGGGCTAAGCATAATTTCCTTGGCAGACCAACTACCCGAAGTTACTCCAGGAGCAACCACAAAGAAGAAAATCATTCCCACAACAACAAAAGCAATTCCGTATAGAACTCCCGCATGCCCAAATGCTAAGGCACATACTGCGAGGCCGATATTGCCTACATTATTCATACTAAGACAAGAAAAATAAGTACGTATATTTTTCCTAAATAAAGATAAGAGCAGAAAGGTTAGCACCGACATCAACGAATACATAAGAAAGGCTGCCAGCAGCATCCACAGGAACTTACCCAATACTATCTTCTGACCCAGCATTTGATCCAATATCAGCGCAGGATATCCAATATGGGCCATTAATTTGGATACCATTTTAGAATTTAATTCTTGCCTACCTGCCGCGAAGAGGTATCCAATGAGAACGCAGATAAATACGGGAATAACAACTTCAAATACGTTCTCAAATAGGGTTGTCATCGAACGTTAAACTCCCACTGCCCTACTTTTCAGTACAGTGCAACAAGTATCCTTTTAATGTGCTAATAGCATTAGCCCACCAGAACGCACCCACAGAAGTACGCTGGTGAAATTGCGATGTTCTGACGACCTTCTAGATGAAAAACCCTAATTATATATATCTATAAATTCAGCTGTAATTCTCTAAGGTTTAGAGTCGGAGTTATCCATATTTCAGCATCAAAGGCAGCAAAAAATTTTTCATTATAGGTCATCAGCTGATCTTGACAGTTCTCTTCAAAAATAAAAATTGCTGCACGCTTTCCTTGCTCCAAAAAGAAGTAGGAAGCCTCAGGATTGGCTGAGGCGATAAAATCATTCATCGCCACAGACATACTATCATCAGCAATGGACTTGTTGCCGGCCTTTGCCGGTATCAGGATTTTCATTAATAAGCGCATTTTGATCCTAGCAGTTGTTGAGGTTGCAGGATCAAAACATAGTCTTTTCACTGTCCAGCTGCGCTGTATTAAGCGACAATTCTCGGAGTATATCAGTGGTAATTTACAACCGATATTCAGTAAGTAGCCATTTCCTTCTTGCCAATAGTATTACTACCTGAAGGCGTCATCGAATCTCTACAACATTCCCCAGGGAAGGGAAAACATGACTTAGGTAGTCACCAAGTCACTGGGATCGCTCCCTTTCTTTGGCTTACGCTCAGTCCACTTAATCCATTTTAAGTCCTCTACCATAGTTGTATAGATGACCGGCACCAAAAATAGTGTTCCAAAAGTGGCCAAGATAAGGCCGCCAATTTGCGCAAAACATAATGGCCGCCAGAGGGGGCCTCCGTGAATAGCTAAGGGAATCAAGGCGAAGGTAGTCGCCGCAATAGTGATTAAAATGGGGCGCAGTCTAAGAATACCTGCATCAAGTAATGCCTGACGAAGCGAATCTCCTGCAGTATGACGCATCTCAATAAAATCAAATAGGACAATAATATGACTGACAATGACGCCTATTAGACTCACTATCCCTAAAAACGCCATAAATCCAAATGGCTGACCAGATATAAACAACGCTATTAGTGCACCCACCATACCTAATGGAACCGTGGCGAACACTACCAGAGGCTTTATCAAACTACTAAATTGGAATACCAAAGCAAGGTATATTGCACTGGAGGAAACAGCCATGATCATTAGTAATTGCAAGAATCCATGACGAGTACTGGCTGCATCTCCAGATATCTGCAATTGATATCCAGCAGGCAAAGAATTTGAGAGTTCTTTTAACTCTTTTTGAACACCAGACATAATATCTGATGAAATGAACCCGGAATATGGAAATGCATAAACAGTAATCGTTCGAAACTTTTCCAATCTATATATTCTTTCTGTCGAAAAGAGAATGGAAGTGGTTGCCACTTGTCGCAATGGAATATGAATATCGCTATCAGATGCGAATACATATAGATTATTGACATCCTCCAACTGTCCACGTTCCGCCAATCGAAGCTGAGCAACAATAGGTATTTCCTTATCTCCCTGACGCAAGGTATCCACTGTAGACCCAGTAAAACCTGAAGACGATGCCAGAGCGATATCAGCATTGGTTACGCCCGACATCTCAGCTCGATCTTCTAGCACATTCATATTCATTACTAGACTTTTTCCTGCCCAATCAGCGCGAACCACGCGAGCATAGGGAGACTTCTCAATAATTTCTTTAACTTTTTCAGCATATTCTCGCAGAAGTGCTATATCCTTCTCCTCCTCCAAAGACCCAACAGCAACTCGCCCAGAAACTCTTATCTCAACAGGGTGATCAACTGTACTTGTTTGTAGCTGGCGAACATCTAACTCCGCTCCAGGAATTCGTTCAGAAAGAGCAGCCTGGATAATTGGAACCAGAATAGGTGTCAGATACTTATCACTTAATCGAACGATAATCTGCCCATAATTGGATTGCTTTTGTTGAGGATTGGAGGTGTACCAAAAACGTGGCGCTCCACCACCTAAAGTGCTGCTAATCCCCTCCAATATGGGTCCGTCACTATTTTTTACATGCTCCCGCTGATACTCTTCGATAGTTTCTCTAATTATTTCCTCTGCGACCTTTGCTACATTATCCGTTGCATCAATACTCGCATCATTTTGCAACCAGATATCAACATAAAATAAATACTGAACATCAGCGGGAAAGAATGCATTCCTCAACTGGCTTTTTATAACAACACCCAATACAAGGATGCCTAAAGCAATTAATATAACAATCTTTCTGTTACTAATAGCCCAATCTGCTGTTCGGTAGTAGTGCCCGGTAAGCCCCTCTTTCCGCCGCACCTCCAAGCTGCGCTCCGTTTGGTCCGGCGGGCGTAATAACGTATTCCCAAGAAAAGGGATAAATGTCATGGAAACAATGCGGGATGCAACCAAAGCACAAACCATCACAATAGGAAGACTATGCAGAAAATCCCCCTGATTACCCGTTAGCAATAAAAACGGCAAATACGCAACAATATTTGTCAATGTCGCAAAGAAAATCGCCTTAGCCAGCAAAGTTGGGCCCAACCAAGCAGCAATAATAGAGGGTTTACCGGATGCCATTTGTCGTTTAATCGCGTCACTCGCAACTACTGGATCATCTACCAAAAGGCCCAGAGCTATTATTAACGCAGCAATTGACACCTGTTGAATATCAATCCCCAGCAGTTGCATAAATCCAAAGGTCATTGTCAGTGTTACTGGTATAGATATCATTAACAGTACAGCAGATCTCCAATCTGAAAACCCGATAAACGCAATTATCACCACTAAAATAATTGCCTCTATCAAAGCTTCTAGAAAGAGGCTTACACTCTCTCGCACTTGACGCGGCTGATCAGAAACTCTTTCAATAATAAGGTCTTTTGGTAAATCAACCTTAACCTTTTCCAAGACTGTGCTTACATTGCGACCAAGCTCGCCTATTTGTTTGCCATCCAACATCTGCACAGAGAGATTTATGCTGCGGCTACGCTGCCACTCTCCATTTTCATCTTTATTTACATAGTAATTTAACAGGGGCGGTGGTGCTTGATACCCCATAATAATATCGATAATTCCTCGCAAATATACCGGCGTTCCTGTATCACTCAAAGCTACCGGGACATTGGCAATTTCTTCATGGTTATTAAATTCACCACTGGGCATAATCGCGATACCCAGATCATCCGAAATAATGGTACCGCCGGGAATAGTTGTATTGCGGGCATTGAGAATAGGGGCAATCATGTCAGGTCGCAACCCATAGGAGGCCAGCCTTTCCTGCGAATACAGTAATTTTACTTCCTGAGTCAGCACACCAGTTCTTAGCACCCTTTTTACTTCCGGAATGGCCCTTATATTTGCTGCAATAAGATCAGAGAAATCATCAAGTTGACGATAGCTATATTTCGCACCTGCCACTTTCATTAAATTGTCACGAGTATTGGCCAGGTTACGAACTACGAAAGGGTCCCAAGCATCGGGAAAAAAGCGCTGGGCACTTAGCCTATCGGATAGGTAGAGCTTTGTAGCCGCTAGTATTTCACTGTTACTTTTATCAGATAAAAAATCCACCCCAAGGTAGCCAGCCCCATTTAATACTTCAAAATTCGTTCCGTATCCTTGGGCCTCCAGCCAGTTAGCAAAAATCCATAGGCCTGTAGCAGAGTACGTATCTGCTAAAGACAAAGGAAGGGCAACAACAATACTCACCCGTCCCTTACTATTTGACTCTTGCCCTCGAACCTCTGAAATACCTTCCCTAATATCCTCCGCACGTAATGTAATTTCAGTTGGCCCTGCACGGGGGCTAGCAACACTGAGTAATATAGCTGCAGTATCACCAAACTCCGAGTTCAGAGAAATTTTGCTAGCTCCAGATGGCAATTGCTGCTGAGCATCAATCAGCTTCAGATTAAGATCATTAAATGCCTTGGTAACATCGGTTTTCGGTGCCAACTGCGCTTGTACGATAGAGACACCATTTAATGTAAGGGACTTTATTGCAAAGGTCCTTGAGTCTGGCTCGTGAAGATATTCACTCTGCGCTATCGCCTCTTCAACTTTTCGAGTTACCAACTCTTCAACTCTTACTGCAGATTGTCCACGCCAATGAGTTGTTGCTACAGCAATACGCACAGGAATATCTGGATCTTTGCTTTTCGGCATAAAGAGATATGCAACTACCCCCCATATCAGGATAGTAACCAGTAATGCAGCGGAAATACTTGGATTGTCTACAAAAAAGCGGGCAGTATTGAAGCGGTGGTGACTTTCCGCCTCAATAATTTCCGCCTGTCTTTTTTCTTCCTGATCTGCCATTCCCTAGCCCTCAAGGCACGACAATTA
This DNA window, taken from Microbulbifer sp. MKSA007, encodes the following:
- a CDS encoding SDR family oxidoreductase, which gives rise to MKGRILLTGASGFVGTALLPQLRKDGYQVLPVYRRDVEGGFQIGDLSSNTDWAQALVDIDTVIHTAARVHVMEETSANPLEEFRRVNVGGTIKLAQQAASSGARRFIYLSSIKVNGESTDNRLPFNADEQCDPTDPYGISKKEAEDALLELAESTEMEVVIIRPPLVYGPGVKANFQAMMRWLTKGIPLPLGAIHNRRSLVSIGNLIDLIRVCISHPNAANQVFLVSDDMDVSVTDLLRGLSHAMGCDARLLPLPQFVLTSGLKLIGMGAVAERLCGSLQVDITKTKELLDWTPPVALGEGLVETAQAYCQAGSSQTPQKST
- a CDS encoding efflux RND transporter permease subunit; translated protein: MADQEEKRQAEIIEAESHHRFNTARFFVDNPSISAALLVTILIWGVVAYLFMPKSKDPDIPVRIAVATTHWRGQSAVRVEELVTRKVEEAIAQSEYLHEPDSRTFAIKSLTLNGVSIVQAQLAPKTDVTKAFNDLNLKLIDAQQQLPSGASKISLNSEFGDTAAILLSVASPRAGPTEITLRAEDIREGISEVRGQESNSKGRVSIVVALPLSLADTYSATGLWIFANWLEAQGYGTNFEVLNGAGYLGVDFLSDKSNSEILAATKLYLSDRLSAQRFFPDAWDPFVVRNLANTRDNLMKVAGAKYSYRQLDDFSDLIAANIRAIPEVKRVLRTGVLTQEVKLLYSQERLASYGLRPDMIAPILNARNTTIPGGTIISDDLGIAIMPSGEFNNHEEIANVPVALSDTGTPVYLRGIIDIIMGYQAPPPLLNYYVNKDENGEWQRSRSINLSVQMLDGKQIGELGRNVSTVLEKVKVDLPKDLIIERVSDQPRQVRESVSLFLEALIEAIILVVIIAFIGFSDWRSAVLLMISIPVTLTMTFGFMQLLGIDIQQVSIAALIIALGLLVDDPVVASDAIKRQMASGKPSIIAAWLGPTLLAKAIFFATLTNIVAYLPFLLLTGNQGDFLHSLPIVMVCALVASRIVSMTFIPFLGNTLLRPPDQTERSLEVRRKEGLTGHYYRTADWAISNRKIVILIALGILVLGVVIKSQLRNAFFPADVQYLFYVDIWLQNDASIDATDNVAKVAEEIIRETIEEYQREHVKNSDGPILEGISSTLGGGAPRFWYTSNPQQKQSNYGQIIVRLSDKYLTPILVPIIQAALSERIPGAELDVRQLQTSTVDHPVEIRVSGRVAVGSLEEEKDIALLREYAEKVKEIIEKSPYARVVRADWAGKSLVMNMNVLEDRAEMSGVTNADIALASSSGFTGSTVDTLRQGDKEIPIVAQLRLAERGQLEDVNNLYVFASDSDIHIPLRQVATTSILFSTERIYRLEKFRTITVYAFPYSGFISSDIMSGVQKELKELSNSLPAGYQLQISGDAASTRHGFLQLLMIMAVSSSAIYLALVFQFSSLIKPLVVFATVPLGMVGALIALFISGQPFGFMAFLGIVSLIGVIVSHIIVLFDFIEMRHTAGDSLRQALLDAGILRLRPILITIAATTFALIPLAIHGGPLWRPLCFAQIGGLILATFGTLFLVPVIYTTMVEDLKWIKWTERKPKKGSDPSDLVTT